A portion of the Apteryx mantelli isolate bAptMan1 chromosome 29, bAptMan1.hap1, whole genome shotgun sequence genome contains these proteins:
- the KCTD9 gene encoding BTB/POZ domain-containing protein KCTD9 isoform X2 has translation MQVVAVYGTLSDLLSVASNKLGIKATSVYNGKGGLIDDIALIRDDDVLFVCEGEPFIDPQTDVRPHEELTGSHTDWLTLNVGGRYFTTTRSTLVNKEPDSMLAHMFKDKDAWGNKQDHRGAFLIDRSPEYFEPILNYLRHGQLIVNDGINLLGVLEEARFFGIDSLIEHLEIAIKNSQPAEDHSPISRKEFVRFLLATPTKSELRCQGLNFSGADLSRLDLRYINFKMANLSRCNLAHANLCCANLERADLSGSVLDCANLQGVKMLCSNAEGASLKGCNFEDPSGLKANLEGANLKGVDMEGSQMTGINLRVATLKNAKLKNCNLRGATLAGTDLENCDLSGCDLQEANLRGSNVKGAIFEEMLTPLHMSQSVR, from the exons GTTGTGGCTGTGTATGGGACTTTATCAGACTTGCTGTCTGTGGCTAGTAATAAGCTTGGAATAAAAGCAACTAGTGTTTACAATGGAAAAGGTGGACTCATTGATGATATCGCCTTGATTAG agatgatgatgTTTTGTTTGTCTGTGAAGGGGAACCATTCATTG ATCCTCAGACTGATGTGAGACCTCATGAAGAATTAACAGGATCACACACAGATTGGTTAACACTCAATGTTGGAGGCCGATACTTTACAACTACACG GAGCACTTTGGTTAATAAGGAACCTGACAGCATGTTGGCTCATATGTTTAAGGATAAAG ATGCTTGGGGAAATAAGCAGGATCATAGAGGAGCATTCCTAATTGACCGCAGTCCAGAGTATTTTGAGCCAATCCTGAACTACTTGCGTCATGGACAGCTCATTGTAAATGATGGCATTAATTTGCTAG GTGTTTTGGAAGAAGCCAGATTTTTTGGTATTGATTCATTAATCGAACATCTAGAAATAGCTATTAAG AATTCGCAGCCAGCTGAGGATCATTCTCCTATATCTCGAAAGGAGTTTGTCCGATTCCTGCTGGCAACCCCAACCAAGTCTGAGCTGCGATGTCAG ggtctcAATTTTAGTGGAGCAGATCTTTCACGTCTAGATCTTCGATACATAAACTTCAAGATGGCTAACCTAAGCCGTTGCAACCTAGCACATGCCAACTTATGCTGCGCAAATCTTGAAAGAGCTGACCTCTCTGGATCAGTGCTTGAT TGTGCAAACCTCCAGGGGGTAAAGATGCTGTGTTCCAATGCAGAAGGAGCATCTCTAAAAGGGTGCAATTTTGAAGATCCATCAGGCCTTAAAGCTAATTTGGAAG GGGCTAACTTGAAAGGTGTTGACATGGAAGGCAGTCAAATGACAGGAATTAATCTCAGAGTTGCAACGCTGAAAAATGCAAAACTAAAAAACTGTAATCTTAGAGGAGCAACTTTGGCAGGAACTGATTTGGAA AATTGTGATCTGTCAGGTTGTGACCTACAAGAAGCTAATTTGAGGGGATCTAATGTAAAAGGAGCTATCTTTGAAGAGATGTTGACACCTTTGCACATGTCTCAGAGCGTCAGATAG
- the KCTD9 gene encoding BTB/POZ domain-containing protein KCTD9 isoform X1 — MRRVTLFVNGSPRNGKVVAVYGTLSDLLSVASNKLGIKATSVYNGKGGLIDDIALIRDDDVLFVCEGEPFIDPQTDVRPHEELTGSHTDWLTLNVGGRYFTTTRSTLVNKEPDSMLAHMFKDKDAWGNKQDHRGAFLIDRSPEYFEPILNYLRHGQLIVNDGINLLGVLEEARFFGIDSLIEHLEIAIKNSQPAEDHSPISRKEFVRFLLATPTKSELRCQGLNFSGADLSRLDLRYINFKMANLSRCNLAHANLCCANLERADLSGSVLDCANLQGVKMLCSNAEGASLKGCNFEDPSGLKANLEGANLKGVDMEGSQMTGINLRVATLKNAKLKNCNLRGATLAGTDLENCDLSGCDLQEANLRGSNVKGAIFEEMLTPLHMSQSVR, encoded by the exons GTTGTGGCTGTGTATGGGACTTTATCAGACTTGCTGTCTGTGGCTAGTAATAAGCTTGGAATAAAAGCAACTAGTGTTTACAATGGAAAAGGTGGACTCATTGATGATATCGCCTTGATTAG agatgatgatgTTTTGTTTGTCTGTGAAGGGGAACCATTCATTG ATCCTCAGACTGATGTGAGACCTCATGAAGAATTAACAGGATCACACACAGATTGGTTAACACTCAATGTTGGAGGCCGATACTTTACAACTACACG GAGCACTTTGGTTAATAAGGAACCTGACAGCATGTTGGCTCATATGTTTAAGGATAAAG ATGCTTGGGGAAATAAGCAGGATCATAGAGGAGCATTCCTAATTGACCGCAGTCCAGAGTATTTTGAGCCAATCCTGAACTACTTGCGTCATGGACAGCTCATTGTAAATGATGGCATTAATTTGCTAG GTGTTTTGGAAGAAGCCAGATTTTTTGGTATTGATTCATTAATCGAACATCTAGAAATAGCTATTAAG AATTCGCAGCCAGCTGAGGATCATTCTCCTATATCTCGAAAGGAGTTTGTCCGATTCCTGCTGGCAACCCCAACCAAGTCTGAGCTGCGATGTCAG ggtctcAATTTTAGTGGAGCAGATCTTTCACGTCTAGATCTTCGATACATAAACTTCAAGATGGCTAACCTAAGCCGTTGCAACCTAGCACATGCCAACTTATGCTGCGCAAATCTTGAAAGAGCTGACCTCTCTGGATCAGTGCTTGAT TGTGCAAACCTCCAGGGGGTAAAGATGCTGTGTTCCAATGCAGAAGGAGCATCTCTAAAAGGGTGCAATTTTGAAGATCCATCAGGCCTTAAAGCTAATTTGGAAG GGGCTAACTTGAAAGGTGTTGACATGGAAGGCAGTCAAATGACAGGAATTAATCTCAGAGTTGCAACGCTGAAAAATGCAAAACTAAAAAACTGTAATCTTAGAGGAGCAACTTTGGCAGGAACTGATTTGGAA AATTGTGATCTGTCAGGTTGTGACCTACAAGAAGCTAATTTGAGGGGATCTAATGTAAAAGGAGCTATCTTTGAAGAGATGTTGACACCTTTGCACATGTCTCAGAGCGTCAGATAG
- the KCTD9 gene encoding BTB/POZ domain-containing protein KCTD9 isoform X3: protein MRRVTLFVNGSPRNGKVVAVYGTLSDLLSVASNKLGIKATSVYNGKGGLIDDIALIRDDDVLFVCEGEPFIDPQTDVRPHEELTGSHTDWLTLNVGGRYFTTTRSTLVNKEPDSMLAHMFKDKDAWGNKQDHRGAFLIDRSPEYFEPILNYLRHGQLIVNDGINLLGVLEEARFFGIDSLIEHLEIAIKGLNFSGADLSRLDLRYINFKMANLSRCNLAHANLCCANLERADLSGSVLDCANLQGVKMLCSNAEGASLKGCNFEDPSGLKANLEGANLKGVDMEGSQMTGINLRVATLKNAKLKNCNLRGATLAGTDLENCDLSGCDLQEANLRGSNVKGAIFEEMLTPLHMSQSVR from the exons GTTGTGGCTGTGTATGGGACTTTATCAGACTTGCTGTCTGTGGCTAGTAATAAGCTTGGAATAAAAGCAACTAGTGTTTACAATGGAAAAGGTGGACTCATTGATGATATCGCCTTGATTAG agatgatgatgTTTTGTTTGTCTGTGAAGGGGAACCATTCATTG ATCCTCAGACTGATGTGAGACCTCATGAAGAATTAACAGGATCACACACAGATTGGTTAACACTCAATGTTGGAGGCCGATACTTTACAACTACACG GAGCACTTTGGTTAATAAGGAACCTGACAGCATGTTGGCTCATATGTTTAAGGATAAAG ATGCTTGGGGAAATAAGCAGGATCATAGAGGAGCATTCCTAATTGACCGCAGTCCAGAGTATTTTGAGCCAATCCTGAACTACTTGCGTCATGGACAGCTCATTGTAAATGATGGCATTAATTTGCTAG GTGTTTTGGAAGAAGCCAGATTTTTTGGTATTGATTCATTAATCGAACATCTAGAAATAGCTATTAAG ggtctcAATTTTAGTGGAGCAGATCTTTCACGTCTAGATCTTCGATACATAAACTTCAAGATGGCTAACCTAAGCCGTTGCAACCTAGCACATGCCAACTTATGCTGCGCAAATCTTGAAAGAGCTGACCTCTCTGGATCAGTGCTTGAT TGTGCAAACCTCCAGGGGGTAAAGATGCTGTGTTCCAATGCAGAAGGAGCATCTCTAAAAGGGTGCAATTTTGAAGATCCATCAGGCCTTAAAGCTAATTTGGAAG GGGCTAACTTGAAAGGTGTTGACATGGAAGGCAGTCAAATGACAGGAATTAATCTCAGAGTTGCAACGCTGAAAAATGCAAAACTAAAAAACTGTAATCTTAGAGGAGCAACTTTGGCAGGAACTGATTTGGAA AATTGTGATCTGTCAGGTTGTGACCTACAAGAAGCTAATTTGAGGGGATCTAATGTAAAAGGAGCTATCTTTGAAGAGATGTTGACACCTTTGCACATGTCTCAGAGCGTCAGATAG